The Candidatus Methylomirabilota bacterium genome contains the following window.
CCGGGTCGCGCTCGCCCAGGTCCAGCTGGCTCGAGAACTGGACGTAGCCGATGGGCCGACCGGTGCGCTCCCGAACGGCGTCGGCGAAGCCCTGGACCAGCGGGCCGGTGACGAGGTGGTCGCCGCCGAGGATGACCGGCAGCGCTCCCCGCCGCGCGATCTCGCCCATCGCCTCCCGGAGCGCGGCCTCGGTCCGGGGCCAGTCCAGCGGGTACGCGTTGAGGTCCCCGAGGTCCAGGATCCGCAGCCGGCCGGGCCGCTTCATCCGATCGCCGGTGATGATCTCCACCATCTCGCCGCGGGAAAACGCCCCCGCGTAGTACTGGGAGGTCTCCCGGTAGGCCCGGGGGGCGAACCGGGCCCCGACCAGCCCCGCGCAGGAGAGGTCGTAGGAGACGCCGGCGACCGCGACCATGCCCTCGCGGAGGTGCTCCACGTCGCCCTCCGGCACCCCCAGGAACGTGAGGATGCCCGGTGTCTCCGGGTATGGCGGCTCTCGCTCGCTGGTCATGGCGGCCTCGGCCGGTCAGGCCCCGAACACCCGGGGGGCGATCAGCTCGACGATGGCCTCGGCCGCCAGCCGCTCCGACCGGCCCCGCTGGTCCAGGCCTGGCGCGACCTCGACCACGTCCAGCGCCGCGATGTGGCCGGCGTGGGACAGCTCCCGCATCAGCGCCAAGACCTCGGCCGGGGTGAGCCCGCCCACCAGGACGTCCCCGGTCCCCGACGCGTATCCCGAGTCCACGACGTCGATGTCGAGGCTCAGGTAGACGGCCTCGCACCCCGCCCCGGCCGCCGCCAGCGCCCGCTCGATCGTGCCCCGGGCGCCGGCCGCTCGGGCGTCGTCCGCGGTGATGACGGTCATGCCTTGAGCGCGGGCGAACTCCCACTCCGGATAGGTGACATATCCCTGGGTGCCGACGAAGGCGACGTTCCTCGGGTCGACGCTCCCGCCCTCCACGAGCCGCCGGATCGTCGCCCCGTGCCAGTCGGGTCCCCACACGGCATCCCGCTCACCGAGGTCGAGCTGGGTCGAGAGCTGGATCAGGCCCACCCGCTTGCCGATAGCCTCGACGACCCCCTGGACGAGCGGGACCGTGATGAAGTGGTCGCCGCCCAGGACGACCGGGAACGCGCCCCGCCGGACGATCGCCGCCGCCGCCCGCCGACAGGTGTCGAGCGTCCGGGCGAGGTCCATCGGGTAGACGGGCAGGTCCCCGACGTCGACCAGCTGCGCCCCGGCGGGAAGCCGCAGGATGCGCCCGGTCCCCACGTGGATCACGGCCTTGCTCGTCGAGGCATAGAGGTCGTAGGTGAAGTCGACGCTCGCCTCGCGGATCCCCTTCGGCCCCTGCCGGACGCCTTGCCGCGAGCTCGACGTCCCGTCGTGGGCCACGCCGGCCACGGCGACCATTCCCGCCCGCAGCGCCTCGAACGTGCCCTCCGGCATCCGAGCGAAGGTGTTGACGCCGGCGAACGACGGCAGCAGGTCTCGCGTGTACATGGCGAACCCCCTACTCCCGGACAGCCGGGGCAACCCCGCAATCCGGCACCACCGACTCGAGCCGCCCCAGTACATCCAGCGGGTGGTGACAGTAGATCACGTGCTCCCGCCCCGCGGCGACCGCCGGTGGCGGCTCCTCGTCGCACACCGGCCCCAGCTTGATCGGA
Protein-coding sequences here:
- a CDS encoding arginase family protein translates to MTSEREPPYPETPGILTFLGVPEGDVEHLREGMVAVAGVSYDLSCAGLVGARFAPRAYRETSQYYAGAFSRGEMVEIITGDRMKRPGRLRILDLGDLNAYPLDWPRTEAALREAMGEIARRGALPVILGGDHLVTGPLVQGFADAVRERTGRPIGYVQFSSQLDLGERDPVWGTVWRGTTARRILDSQAVDARHMAWIGTNGYLRLDDWEFAEKHGLTVFTLEDVRRQGIVEVVENAVEVAGNGCAAIYVSVDFDVLDGGYVAMQGTPRFEGLTNVELLRAMDVLRRTKAGALDLVGLNPTVTMVSVTGQRFGVWLVIRFLAGS
- a CDS encoding arginase family protein, whose product is MYTRDLLPSFAGVNTFARMPEGTFEALRAGMVAVAGVAHDGTSSSRQGVRQGPKGIREASVDFTYDLYASTSKAVIHVGTGRILRLPAGAQLVDVGDLPVYPMDLARTLDTCRRAAAAIVRRGAFPVVLGGDHFITVPLVQGVVEAIGKRVGLIQLSTQLDLGERDAVWGPDWHGATIRRLVEGGSVDPRNVAFVGTQGYVTYPEWEFARAQGMTVITADDARAAGARGTIERALAAAGAGCEAVYLSLDIDVVDSGYASGTGDVLVGGLTPAEVLALMRELSHAGHIAALDVVEVAPGLDQRGRSERLAAEAIVELIAPRVFGA